GGAAAGCAAAGAGATCAGTTACACACAATGGTTTTCTTCTCTTGTGCCCTCAAATTTCTAAGCCTATCTTCACTAAGAAGCTTTCCTATATACTAATCAGAGAAGTGCTGAGTTTTTCCAACTCAGCAAATTTCAAAcaacaaaatgcaaaaattaactgACCTTAGTTAGCAAAATGACCTCACCTATTTCTTACTGGAGCATGCATCCATAAATCTAAGACTGTGGAAGCAGAAGGAACTCTAGTAGAAAGGGATCTGGTCTAACTCATCGTTTATCCCTTGCATCTAGCACAGACAGTAAATGTTACTATATACTTAATGTACACATTCATGTACTGAGACAATTCGATAAACAGATGAGCAATGATATAATAAGTAATCAGGCAAATACCAACATTATAAGgattttagtttataaaaacataaatgatcatcaattaaaactaaaatatgatTACTTTTCCAGAGTACAGAATCAAATTCCAGTAAGACACTTTTAATACAATATGGCACAGTGTTTGATATGGCAAAATACACACAGAGGGCTAGTTAATGTAATAGCACATTCTTTCATGTGTCCTGGGAGAATAAAGGTGATATGTATAGAATTGAAGTGGCTTAAATATTCTTTCTAGAACATTTACCATTACAAggtaatacaaaatttgatgcaataAACTGTATCTTGTAATAAAACTTAATTAATCATTGCTGAATTtatcattactatttttaaatgtatatatacctatatagATACTTCTAATTCACAAGATTCAAATacggaaaatttaaaaatcagattaaatGTAATTTGACTAAAGCACATATATTTCCAACATCTTTTGTTGATACTTTAAAGTCCCAAActttataaaaagttaaaatactgatgatttaaaatattcctcCCATTGTTTGTTTCTCATGAATATAAAGTGAGTTCAGAAATACAATAAACACCAATTATAGGCACACTGGTCTCTCCATGATTATTGTAAAGTGATCACTGAGTTTAACATTCCTTACCAATAATACAATGTCAACCATTTATGTTAGTAAAAGGATTCTCTTAAAACATCAGTAGCAGACAGAAGTATTGACCAATTTAGTAATGTTTTTGTAGTACTAGCAATAGAAAGGTCCATTTTATTCTAGTTTCTTCTCCTGATGGGAATTagtataaaacaattttatccAATTTGTTCAcagccaaaggaagaaataagttcTGCTAAATTCAGATAGTCTCTTCAGGAACCATGGCTTTCTGGTATGATggtattaaaaaatgacaaacaaaaaccctcattagagtaaataattttaatattaatatttacaaaattgaATACTGTCTCTTGTGATAAACTGAGACAGAACAATTCTAGATAAGTCTAGTAGCACCCAAATCAATACTACCCTGTAAATGTCCAATAATGTATAATGTCTGTTGTTAGTGAATTGTTATTCTCtacatcacaggtggcaaacacaaggcccacaggccgaatctggccctaCACATTGTTTTATCCAGCCAGGCACCTGGTTTCTACTctgtggcagcaccaagctcttgcttaactgttaagtagttacatttacacagccctaaaattacatttggccctgtgaaggcaactgtgaggctgatgtggcccccagtgaaaatgacacccctgctctacatcCTTCTTGGTAAATGTGGaccaaggagagagaaaaagaatgaagacatttacatgtaaaaatattaaaacataccCCCTCAATCTAATATCATAGAGGAGCCACTCAAAAAATATGCTAGGCCTCATGCCAATAATATCTTTATATGATGTTGTTATTACGAAGCTGGTTAGGAACTGCTATCACCCCTTAGTGGAAGCACATAAATTTTCcttataaaataatatcaaagagAACATACCTTTTCACTGGTTTTATTTCAGGGTACTCTATCCTTATGGCTTTGACCTTCTGAGAGTATGCCTCATTAGGATTCCCTTTCCAGAAGCCCTAGACTCAGATATTAGGCCCCATTTTAGCGAAAGAAATCCCTTAGAATCAGTTTTTCTCCCCCAAGTCAAATGCAAAGGGTGACAAAACTGTCACAAAGAACTTATTAAATGACAGAGTTCCTCCAACTTTGGGTATAGAGTGGAGGATTTAAATAAGGCACATACTTTTCTGAGcacaaatgaaaacaatgctacctttaaaataatcatgactataatgaaaatataaaattggatGCTATTAAATTCATCACATTAATGTTACAGAGTATAGTGCTTAAAATAGATACAGTGAAGGTCAAGTACTTCTATATAAAAGAAATCAGAACTATGTATTGCAGATCATGCTGCCCAAACACCTATATAATAGCTTTTACTGTTGTTAAATGCCCGGCTCACTATTTTGGACTATTATACTGCTGTAATAAAATCTCTATTTTGGATAAGTACATCTTTTAGTTAAATATgagatatttctaaataaatgcagcataattttatatacaatatGTTGCCTACAAATGGTCCCTTATTTAGAGTAACTTTTGCCTTAAAAATgccttaaaaatttatttgcaggaattataggttttctttttttacatagtGAACAGGTAAACATTAATCAAGACTGTACCATAAATTCCAGGTTAATAAGGTATTACTTTCTCCCTTTGGAAAGAGCAAGGTTGGTTATAAGAAAATCCTATTATTTGCTGGCCCTTCATTATGGAGGGTTGTGGACAATATCCTAAtagcagaaacaaaagaaattaatgagAAAGGCTTTCAGATGGTAGTCAGTGGGccacttaattttaaaacaattcacTATTAAAGAAATTTCTTTGCTCAGGGATATGCCTGGTGGCTTCTACTTGCCTGCCATTTGTTGCTTTTAAAGACTGCTTTCATTCCCACTCCAGCAGTGAcccctttctgtctcttctttcatttaaaactgATATTCACAATGTTTGGTTGAACTGTGTGTCACACTGCACTAGTGTGAACTGCCTTTAACTTTTATTTACATCAATAGAAAAATTTCTCAAATTTGAGGCACAATTTACAATGcaagtcttttcttttaaattttgtaactTAAAGTTCCAAGTATCAAGAATTTTAGAATAAGAGATAATCctggagaaataaaatatgaatagtaacCCTCAGGGCTACCTCTTCTACTCAAAATACAGGGAATACCGAGAACTCATTAGCTCAGCCATTCTCTGGCGCCATGAAAGCAAAATTCTGTATTGGCTAATCTTCCTATTTCCTGAAATCCTAGGACTATTTCACAACCAGTTTGGTGACACTGAGAACTGGATTTTAGGAATAAGAATTGCTAAGAATGTGCAACATATTTCAGTCTTAAATATTAGCACTGAATAATTTCATTCCAAACACAGTAATGCTTTGGTTTAGTAGTTTTATACACATAAATTTTGGTCACTAGAATTgcccaagataaaaaaaaaacccacttatttcattttgaaaattagtaGATTCTATACATCTCAAAAACTACAGAAAGCTTAAGTATAGTTTAAACACAAATATGTAACTTAACAACTAAAGAGATACGACctatcattttatatacatagtCAGCTATATGATTCGGGCGCTAAATATCTGGTTTCCACCTTCTGGTTTAATTTCTGCAGTCACCAGTTATGAAAAAaggaaaggtgggggagggaaaaacaaggaaaatcttaGAAATTACTAGCAGCTCTTATAAAAGGTTAAAAGGTAAAAAGCTCttgccaaagattaaaaaaaaaagaaagatagaatAGCTATACTGTAGATTTCAGTAAGTCACCAAAGACAGCTGAACACTGATCTTAGGTCTTCAAATGTACATATAGAGAACCACAGGAAACATTTTGTGGaaagatattttatatctttCCATAGAAAGGTGTTTTATACTATGGTTTATATCTACATCATAGAGCAAAGGTAGACAGTTTCTGGTTAGATCTACTTATATCTGTAAAAGCTCAAACAGTGTATATTTTTTGTGAGAAGCTAGAAAAAGGTATGTAAAGTCAAACACCTTATTTATATACCAACCCATTTATTTTAGAAACTAACTCTCAGGTTACCCAAGCTGTTAGGTCAAGCTGGTAATGAATTTGGAAGTAAACTGAGGCATTTAAACCAGAAAAATTTGCTCCTAATATTTTACTATGactacattatttattttctataaaaatattttgtgtatttaagTCACTAATGAAACATTCTGAGCTTTCCACTTAGACACTACCTAAGTCAACTTTACCTGTCCTAGGTTTGTAATATGTAGGTTGCTGTGGCTCAGATGGAGAAGTAAACAAAGACTTTCTATTACCTCCACTGTAAGATACAATCACCCATGTACTACTTTGCTAGGCAGTAGGAATATACTAGATTAATTCTATACACATAgaaaatttctgaaaagaaagaatcttaCTACGTTGGAACAAGGGGAAGGGATTTACTCTATAGCAGCGTTTCACAACTGCAGTCATGAAACTCTCATGTTTCATGAATCAACATATAATAAAACAAACGAACCCTGAACTATCCTACagtgtattttcttctaagataaaaaataatatatatgacataaacctaatacacatacatattattGTAAAACAATCTGCTTTGGAGAAATGTACCCATTTATGAATGCCAACAACTGAGAATGGAGATCATTTCCTGTTCTAATGTACCTCTTACCTGCTTATTGCTATATAAGTAACATTTACCAACAAACCATCATGTTATTATAGGTTAATGATCTAAGGATTGTTAGtatgttctgtgtattttattttttaatatcaactTGTAATTAgaccattatttaatttttattgcatattaAATTAATAACAATGTAATTTCTAATAGCAAGTCATCTGTGAAACCATTTTTTCTGCTATACTTGAAGgattaataattttttgtttgtcatcaataattttcaaagaatattcCATGGTTAAACTGGTTTAGAAAATTGTTCTATTGTGTATAAACATAATGACTGCTGCCCCAAATTTTTACTTGGTTTGTTGTAATGTTTTTCTAGTGTTTCAATACACATAGGCGATGGAGCcatatctattaaaatttttaagtcacTTTCCCACTCCTTTAATGTAAGATATAAAGAAGCTTTCCTAACTTATATCTCTTTCCTGTGAAAAGAAATCTGACCGATTTTTCAATCAAAAACTATTATTCTCTTACAATCAACAGACTGATCAGGACTATGGTCTCCCACTAAGTGTAACAGTGATTTGCTAGGCAATTACTTCATGGTTAAGCAAAAAATGAAGTTAAGGTGGCCATGACCTCAGATGTCAGATATACAGCTGTTTACCTAGTTCTGTTGAAGCATATTTCAAAGTGTTCTGCATAGTATGGCAGGCTGTTCTGACATCATTTCTTGAATAAACTTTTAAATCCTAGCTAGGATTTAAGGCACTATAGCAGTCATTGCTGGATTACCTAAGGGTAACAGCAATCATAAAATAAAGGAGCAGAACTGAAAAGTTTTAAGATCACACATAAAGTTATATCCCCTATTTTACTAGTTAGTAGGTCAGAAAGGTTTAGGTCTGTGAGCTTATCTGAATAGCTCTGTAATCTAGATGTATGAGCAATACTTAAAAAAAGGAGGGTTAATCCCATTACTGTGTAGTGTTCAACCTATACCCAAGGACAACTTTGGTAATAATCACAGATTtgatcatttctttcttcatcgCAACTGTCACAAGTTACAACACTCATGGTTTATCACAGCACTGCTCTTCAGAAGGTTCTTGTCTGCTGTGAGGTTCTCGTCTGCTGTGAGTGAATAATCAGCCAAATCTGAAACTGCCTTCAGAGTTGAATTATATTCAAAGAATCCTAAAATGGAACTGGTCTTATTCCTGCCAATTGGGTAGATAAAGTCTTTTATATCATCTCTGATTCTTTCATGAGCATTCAAAATGATaataatgtttctttaacttcgaagtctattttcttttctaactaCCTTCTCTCAGTCTTTTAGTGTTTCACACCACCCCACACTCCTTTCAACCAAGAAGAACTTTCTGCATTCTGTGAGCAGCAACACCAGCTTCATCCTCCGAGTCAGTGTCACTCTGGGATGTGGAGCTGTGAGAGGTGGAGCTGCAAGGGGAAGAGCAAGCTGGCGAACACAAATAGTGCATCAAGGGGAGGCGGTACTTCCCACAGAAGTCCACAAATTTTATTTGTCTGACACAGCAGTCAAAGTAGACCCCTGGAGAGGAGAAATAAGTATAAGGTAATCATTACAAAGCAAAGAGTCACAGTTTGTTTTTCAACTATTTCTCTACCATTCTGAAAAATAAGTCATATACAATCTTCTCTTTTGTGAATCTTAAGCAGAGCCAGTACATGTTTCTATGGCTGTTTACAGAAACACTAGAAGGTCTTAGGGATGCCAATTTGGCAGCAAAGAGAAAGCCAAGATATTTATCTTAAAGGGAGCTGGTATTAAAAGGACACTTTATTTGGCTTGTTTTCTCTGGGTAATTTGGTGGATAGTGCCTGATAGAGATTACAGGATACCTTGAGTGCCCTTCCTCCATAAGTCAAGCCACTCCTTGGTGTTAGTTACagtcaagaaattttaaaaaccccacAGACCTTCAAAATTTGCAGAAAGGAGACGATTTTTTGGTACCCATTCTTATGTattgaaaagcaaaatgaaaaaaacaaaaacaaaaaacaaaatgttacctCATATTTCCACTGGTTCTAAATCTACAGATTTCAAAACTATTTCACTAATGGTCACATATGATTTTCACACAATTATATATTGTTAGGTAGACTGAAACTAGTATTCAGCTCTTTTCATTCCTAATTTTGATTCTATGGCGATCCTGAACTGTGGCCCATGAGTTAAGTAAAAGCACAGTCAGAGCTGAGAGGAAAGCAGGGGTTGGTACATTCAGGATTCTAGCTGCCTCTTAAGGAAACTGCACGTCTCTAACCAGGCCGGCACGATGGCGGCAGCATAATGGGAATATCCAGGACTCTGGGCCTTATCATCTCTCTAGGGAGGAATCTCAACCTCTCTACCTTACCTACCTTTCTTTTGGCACCAAGTACTCTGTGTGTGTCAGTCACATAAAGgaccaaaacaaaaatatgtgccCCAAgcagaggagaaataataatttctattaattttcCCAATACTTTCcccattaactttttaatttaaaaaaagaaagtcaaggtACATTACTTTAAACAATCTAAGAAAGTAGATAAATTCAATAAACtggtcaattagtatttttaTGACACCCCTCAAAATGTGTTACATTCCTGAAAACAAGTAGAAACAACACAATAAAGTATTGTAGTTACCATAAACTAAAACAGTACAATATTATGTTGTCATTTGTCAGATGTCAGACTATCCAAAGAAAACATctcacaaaatagaaaattacttTTGTTTAGAGTTCAGTAAGTAATGagtctgaggggaaaaaatgtcaaTGACTCATTTTATATAGTATCTCAAATTTTAaactattaattttaaatgtatttttgttccTAAGATAAATAATACATCATTATACTGAAGAATTAACTCAGAAATAACTGAGAGAAGAGAATTCTTGTAGAGCTCCATTTCCAGAAAAGGAGAGATTTAAAGGGAGTAGATACAGACTGCTAAGCCAGAAGGCCGCTGTGAATGCTGACCTTTGCCACGGTTAAAGCCAGCTTAGGAAAGAGCACCAGAGAGAAGCTTAAGCACCTCTGCTTTATTAGCTCAGCACAGCAACCTCTACTTGTAAGAGTGAGTGGCCAGCAAGGGCCCAGAATACTGTCTTGTTTAAACCAaagtgtcttttttctcttttgacatCTTTTGAGGAGCTTAaaccattttctcctttttaaaccTTACAATGGTTTCAAGACATGATGGGacttagaaaaaaatctgatCATCATTACACATTTCCTTAACACCTACATTTATCCAACAGTAAAAACCTTTCTGCACTCCCAGCAAACTGGATTTTTTTAGAAGTAGTCTTTTATGAGGGAGCCAGAATAAAATTACCCGCTGTCATCACCAACTCCCACCCATAGCTCCTGACAGTGCAGGTCCTTCATAACCTGGTCTCAATGTATCTTTTATAAAGTCTTTTCTCTTATTCCTCCTCTGTGTATTTGAACCTAATTATTACTTATGCAACATTCTGCCCCACTCTGTCTTGTCTCCAATTATATTCTTTCCATCTGAAAAGTTTCTTATTCTCAATCTTACCCTATCAAAATCTAACTCATACTTCAAGAATCATCTCTTTTCCAGATCTGATTAACTATATTCTCCCACTCCTTTGATTTCAATAGTACACTGAATTCCCACTTCACTTTGCCTTATATATATCATTTGTTTAATTCTCTTTAAGTGCTCTAAATTGAAGAAATTCTGAACcatgatttaaaagaatatacaatTCCAGGGTACATGCTGAAACAGGCACCCATTCTGCCTATTCTCATATATCTTGAACCACACTCTATAAAGGTACCTGATACTAAGAATGGTgtgttcctcaaaaaaatataaaaggtagCCAAATATTTTAGAGATTCCTTTTAAGCAATTAGGACTATTgtgcttcttttctgtttcctctcattttataaattttatgacAGTTCCAAGACAGAGGGAGACTTTCTGGATGTTTTCCTTGTGTATGAATCATAAAgtactatgaaagaaaaatagaaagaaatcccGAAAGGGTGAAGTGTCTTCGTTTCCGGTGGAAGGAtgagggaaacagaaacagagactAACTGCCTTTCACTGAAAGACAgcaatggattaaaaaaaaaaccaaacactgAGACCATCAACTTTAACAACAGCTAAATGAATGGGAAACAAAGACACTAAATTAACTTACCTCCACACTTTGGGTTTGGGCAATTGCTGGCTAAACTCAAGTATCTAAGAAGATTCCTAGGAAGATCACAGGGAGTGTAGGAAATATTTCGAATTTTAATGGTCCGTGCAGCTAATTCCAGGAGAGTTGGAGGGTCATAGGTTAAATCTCTAACAAAACGAACAACCAACGGATTTCCTCGCAAACTCAATTCTTCCAAATGAATAAGGTTGAGGATCTCTCGAGGCAGGTATGTCACCAAGTTATTGTGAAGACTGAGGGAACGAAGTGAATGCAACCTAGAATGAATGCAGCACAAAAACCAATGGCCGTAAGCAACATTACTACCAAGAAAATTAAGTGAAGAATTTGGTTTCCCTGTAAGAATGAGCAATTAACATTAAGGTCAATGCAAGTACAATTAAAAAGTGCTGAAACTAGATCAGAGTGCAGATTTGTAAATGCCATGAAGAGCTTTTGCCCATGGAATCTCAGAGTGTTTAGAATACTCAGAGTATTTTGATGTACGAGATGAACTATAAATGCTAGATTTAAAGATTTTGGAGGGAGGAATGTTTTCTCATTCAGATaaccaaaaaaggaaagattCCAAATGCAACATGAATCAAGATCCTTCACATTATCTCATTAGGACAGGAATGCTTCATATCAAATATAAAATCAACAAAGTCTCATAAAGCCTGGGAAATCTCTGCCAAATGAATACTCTGTTTTTGATTATAGAACACAGGCTAAACAAATATTGTAAGGAATAAACCAGAGCATttaaaagtaacattaaaaataagtaaccTAATTCACAGCAAACCTCAGAACTACAATTCTCAAGTATCATTTACCTTGAGAATACCTAATTTTTTCTACATATAAAACATGTAGGTGAATGGAAAACAATAATTCGTAAGCATGCATTTCTATGTATACATCCACTGCCTGAAACTACTCACTGTGAAAGCTGAGGAGGCACGCTTTGGATTTTGTTGTCACATAATACCAAGTAAGTCAGAGAAGGCAGATTTGCTAATTCTGGTGGGATTTCTTTGATGAAGTTTCCTCCAAGATATAAACACTCTaaactgcaaagaaaaatgaacaaaaagtaaacaaaccaaAGCTAGATAAGATACCCCATTGCCTTTTATTACAATGAACACATTTCAtctattcatttagcaaatgttttatttaggATTTGCTTTGTGCTATTTAGTCTCTAAAGAAATAATGCAATCTTCAGGAAGCTTATATTATAGGTAAGCAGACAAGACACG
The sequence above is a segment of the Phyllostomus discolor isolate MPI-MPIP mPhyDis1 chromosome 2, mPhyDis1.pri.v3, whole genome shotgun sequence genome. Coding sequences within it:
- the LRRC58 gene encoding leucine-rich repeat-containing protein 58, with protein sequence MQDSGAAVTTAGEAELNLSRLSVSPETLESELESRGEERRGAREALLRLLLPYNRLVSLPRALGRGFSHLQLLDVSGNALTALGPELLALHGLRTLLAKNNRLGGPGALPKGLAQSPLSRSLQVLNLSGNCFQVVPPSVLELRALQTLSLGGNQLQAIPAEIENLQSLECLYLGGNFIKEIPPELANLPSLTYLVLCDNKIQSVPPQLSQLHSLRSLSLHNNLVTYLPREILNLIHLEELSLRGNPLVVRFVRDLTYDPPTLLELAARTIKIRNISYTPCDLPRNLLRYLSLASNCPNPKCGGVYFDCCVRQIKFVDFCGKYRLPLMHYLCSPACSSPCSSTSHSSTSQSDTDSEDEAGVAAHRMQKVLLG